A genomic segment from Gilvibacter sp. SZ-19 encodes:
- a CDS encoding RNA polymerase sigma factor RpoD/SigA: MRQLKITKQVTNRETASLDKYLQEIGKVDLITADEEVELAQRIKAGDQRALEKLTKANLRFVVSVAKQYQNQGLTLPDLINEGNLGLIKAAQRFDETRGFKFISYAVWWIRQSILQALAEQSRIVRLPLNKIGSINKINKTFAFLEQAHERPPSAEEIAKELDMTINDVKESMKNSGRHVSMDAPLVEGEDSNLYDVLRSGESPNPDRSLLHESLRTEIERALETLTPREADVIRLYFGLGDQHPMTLEEIGETFDLTRERVRQIKEKAIRRLKHTSRSKILKTYLG; this comes from the coding sequence ATGAGACAACTCAAAATTACCAAGCAGGTCACCAACAGAGAGACCGCTTCCTTAGACAAGTACCTACAAGAAATTGGAAAAGTCGACCTTATCACCGCCGATGAAGAAGTAGAGTTGGCACAGCGAATCAAAGCAGGCGATCAGCGTGCTTTAGAAAAGCTAACAAAAGCTAACCTGCGTTTCGTGGTATCGGTAGCAAAGCAATATCAAAACCAGGGACTGACATTACCGGATTTGATCAACGAAGGAAACTTAGGATTGATCAAAGCCGCACAGCGTTTTGACGAGACTCGTGGTTTTAAGTTTATTTCATACGCCGTATGGTGGATCCGTCAATCGATTCTACAAGCGCTAGCAGAGCAGTCTCGAATTGTACGTTTACCATTGAATAAGATCGGTTCGATCAATAAGATCAACAAAACCTTTGCTTTCTTGGAGCAAGCGCATGAGCGTCCACCAAGTGCCGAGGAGATCGCCAAAGAGCTAGACATGACCATCAATGACGTAAAGGAGTCTATGAAGAACTCCGGGCGTCACGTATCCATGGATGCTCCTTTGGTAGAGGGAGAAGATTCTAACCTATACGATGTATTGCGTTCTGGAGAATCTCCAAACCCTGACCGTTCTTTGTTACACGAGTCATTGCGCACTGAAATTGAGCGCGCATTGGAAACCTTGACCCCTCGTGAGGCAGACGTGATTCGTTTGTACTTTGGTTTGGGAGATCAGCATCCTATGACGCTAGAAGAGATCGGCGAGACCTTTGACCTAACACGTGAGCGTGTACGTCAGATCAAAGAAAAAGCTATTCGCAGGCTAAAACATACCTCGCGAAGCAAAATATTGAAAACTTATCTGGGTTAA